From Coffea arabica cultivar ET-39 chromosome 9c, Coffea Arabica ET-39 HiFi, whole genome shotgun sequence, one genomic window encodes:
- the LOC140014266 gene encoding glucuronokinase 1-like, producing MAGENGNVIEHKAYARVGLLGNPSDVYYGRTISFSLGNFWASVRLQPSKELVIVPHPTHDLVQFESLSHMVNRLQAEGYYGGVRLLMAICKVFHNYCRDENISLREGNFTLSYDTNIPRQTGLSGSSAIVCAALSCLLDFYNVRHLIKVEVRPNLILNAEKELGIVAGLQDRVAQVYGGLVYMDFSKKYMEELGHGNYTPMDITILPPLYLVYAENPSDSGKVHSTVRQRWLDGDEFIISSMDEVANIALEGRAALLAKDYGKLVTLMNRNFDLRRSMFGDNALGALNIKMIEVARRVGAASKFTGSGGAAVVFCPDGPSQVELLEDAYHKAGFVIEPVKVIPSLLNDIDLKSISSK from the coding sequence ATGGCCGGAGAGAATGGCAATGTGATAGAGCACAAGGCGTATGCCAGGGTGGGATTACTGGGAAATCCTAGCGATGTTTATTATGGGCGAACCATTTCTTTCAGCCTTGGCAACTTCTGGGCTTCAGTGCGTTTGCAACCTTCTAAAGAGCTTGTTATTGTGCCACACCCTACTCATGATTTGGTCCAATTTGAGTCCCTCTCTCACATGGTGAATCGGTTGCAAGCTGAAGGGTATTATGGAGGGGTTCGTTTGCTTATGGCCATATGCAAAGTTTTTCACAACTACTGCAGGGATGAGAATATCAGTTTACGCGAAGGAAATTTTACCCTGTCATATGATACCAATATACCTCGCCAGACAGGGCTATCGGGGTCTAGTGCCATCGTCTGTGCTGCTCTTAGCTGCCTTTTGGATTTCTATAACGTGAGGCATTTGATTAAGGTTGAGGTTAGGCCCAACCTTATTCTTAATGCCGAGAAGGAACTTGGCATTGTTGCTGGTCTCCAGGACAGGGTGGCACAGGTGTATGGGGGGCTTGTTTACATGGATTTCAGCAAAAAGTACATGGAAGAATTGGGGCATGGAAATTATACGCCTATGGATATTACTATTCTTCCACCTCTTTATCTTGTCTATGCCGAGAATCCGAGTGATTCTGGAAAGGTGCACAGTACAGTTAGGCAGAGATGGTTAGATGGTGATGAGTTCATCATATCGTCAATGGATGAGGTAGCTAATATTGCTTTGGAAGGGAGGGCTGCATTGCTTGCAAAGGACTATGGCAAGTTGGTGACTCTCATGAACCGTAATTTTGATCTGCGAAGGAGCATGTTTGGTGACAATGCACTTGGTGCTCTTAATATTAAGATGATTGAAGTGGCACGAAGGGTTGGTGCTGCATCAAAATTCACTGGGAGTGGAGGTGCTGCCGTGGTTTTCTGTCCTGACGGACCTTCACAAGTAGAGCTTCTGGAGGATGCATATCACAAGGCTGGTTTTGTCATTGAACCGGTTAAGGTTATTCCTTCTCTTTTAAATGATATCGATCTCAAGTCTATATCTTCAAAATAA
- the LOC140014265 gene encoding uncharacterized protein: MDPLHITEFRGDGMQMLIPSDVESIWLFKVLWLIREVRLTIISRSIDMITRDMHSVSIESTTPREEQRQQVIEMLGWEPHGNLPVHIDNPSMKILLYNCLGARDDDFTRCIRESHRLHSAEVVAILEPRVQSFSLRNFFNQFGLTRAEFVEAQQQAGGVWLLWNPNRVGITIVESNMQSVAAIISKPDFPAWVSTIVYGSPSTTNREQLWGKLKFLLEQTGHPWTLAGGKLTHCASDDQRPGGSARRRTFSETINQCGLLGLEFNGLGCTWSNNTVMTTNPSTAPNRAQESSGWNMLLQKSIITDLFAIELNNFAMLVNIIGLGTSKTDVMWKRCPGSSGAGGLIRADQGNNVGATASSVAESESQT; this comes from the exons ATGGATCCACTCCACATAACAGAGTTTCGAGGCGACGGAATGCAGATGCTGATACCATCAGATGTTGAAAGCATCTGGCTATTCAAAGTCCTTTGGTTAATTAGGGAGGTCAGATTGACCATTATTTCAAGGTCAATTGACATGATTACAAGAGATATGCATTCAGTGAGTATAGAATCAACGACCCCTAGGGAAGAGCAAAGACAGCAGGTAATTGAAATGTTGGGTTGGGAGCCTCACGGAAATCTACCTGTACACATCGATAACCCATCAATGAAGATCTTGTTATATAATTGCTTGGGAGCCAGAGATGATGACTTCACAAGATGCATTAGAGAGAGTCATAGATTGCATTCGGCTGAAGTGGTAGCAATACTGGAGCCTCGTGTTCAAAGCTTTAGTCTAAGGAACTTCTTCAACCAATTTGGCCTTACGAGAGCTGAATTTGTGGAAGCACAGCAGCAGGCAGGTGGAGTTTGGCTACTTTGGAACCCTAATAGAGTTGGGATTACAATTGTTGAGTCAAATATGCAATCTGTAGCAGCAATCATTTCTAAGCCTGATTTTCCAGCTTGGGTCTCTACTATAGTTTACGGAAGCCCCAGTACCACTAACAGGGAGCAGCTATGGGGTAAACTGAAGTTTCTTTTGGAGCAAACTGGTCACCCTTGGACACTTGCAGGAGGAAAGCTGACGCATTGTGCCAGTGATGATCAGAGACCTGGTGGTAGTGCAAGAAGAAGAACTTTCTCAGAAACTATCAATCAGTGTGGTCTGTTAGGCCTGGAATTTAATGGTCTGGGATGCACATGGTCAAACAACACAGTCATGACTACTAATCCAAGTACAGCACCAAATAGAGCTCAGGAGAGTTCAGGATGGAACATGTTGCTCCAGAAATCCATAATTACTGACCTATTTGCGATTGAATTAAATAACTTCGCAATGCTAGTGAACATCATAG GTCTAGGCACATCAAAGACAGATGTGATGTGGAAAAGATGTCCAGGATCATCTGGCGCTGGAGGATTGATAAGAGCTGATCAAGGAAACAATGTAGGAGCAACTGCAAGCTCTGTAGCAGAATCGGAATCACAGACGTGA
- the LOC140014256 gene encoding glucuronokinase 1-like gives MAGENGNVIEHKAYARVGLLGNPSDVYYGRTISFSLGNFWASVRLQPSKELVIVPHPTHDLVQFESLSHMVNRLQAEGYYGGVRLLMAICKVFHNYCRDENISLREGNFTLSYDTNIPRQTGLSGSSAIVCAALSCLLDFYNVRHLIKVEVRPNLILNAEKELGIVAGLQDRVAQVYGGLVYMDFSKKYMEELGHGNY, from the coding sequence ATGGCCGGAGAGAATGGCAATGTGATAGAGCACAAGGCGTATGCCAGGGTGGGATTACTGGGAAATCCTAGCGATGTTTATTATGGGCGAACCATTTCTTTCAGCCTTGGCAACTTCTGGGCTTCAGTGCGTTTGCAACCTTCTAAAGAGCTTGTTATTGTGCCACACCCTACTCATGATTTGGTCCAATTTGAGTCCCTCTCTCACATGGTGAATCGGTTGCAAGCTGAAGGGTATTATGGAGGGGTTCGTTTGCTTATGGCCATATGCAAAGTTTTTCACAACTACTGCAGGGATGAGAATATCAGTTTACGCGAAGGAAATTTTACCCTGTCATATGATACCAATATACCTCGCCAGACAGGGCTATCGGGGTCTAGTGCCATCGTCTGTGCTGCTCTTAGCTGCCTTTTGGATTTCTATAACGTGAGGCATTTGATTAAGGTTGAGGTTAGGCCCAACCTTATTCTTAATGCCGAGAAGGAACTTGGCATTGTTGCTGGTCTCCAGGACAGGGTGGCACAGGTGTATGGGGGGCTTGTTTACATGGATTTCAGCAAAAAGTACATGGAAGAATTGGGGCATGGAAATTAT
- the LOC140014341 gene encoding uncharacterized protein produces MDPLHITEFRGDGMQMLIPSDVESIWLFKVLWLIREVRLTIISRSIDMITRDMHSVSIESTTPREEQRQQVIEMLGWEPHGNLPVHIDNPSMKILLYNCLGAGDDDFTRCMRESHRLHSAEVVAILEPRVQSFSLRNFFNQFGLTRAEFVEAQQQAGGVWLLWNPNRVGITIVESNMQSVAAIISKPDFPAWVSTIVYGSPSPTNREQLWGKLKFLLEQTGHPWTLAGGKLTHCASDDQRPAGLGTSKTDVMWKRCPGSSGAGGLIRADQGNNVGATASSVAESESQT; encoded by the exons ATGGATCCGCTCCACATAACAGAGTTTCGAGGCGACGGAATGCAGATGCTGATACCATCAGATGTTGAAAGCATCTGGCTATTCAAAGTCCTTTGGTTAATTAGGGAGGTCAGATTGACCATTATTTCAAGGTCAATTGACATGATTACAAGAGATATGCATTCAGTGAGTATAGAATCAACGACCCCTAGGGAAGAGCAAAGACAGCAGGTAATTGAAATGTTGGGTTGGGAGCCTCACGGCAATCTACCTGTACACATCGATAACCCATCAATGAAGATCTTGTTATATAATTGCTTGGGAGCCGGAGATGATGATTTCACAAGATGCATGAGAGAGAGTCATAGATTGCATTCAGCTGAAGTGGTAGCAATACTGGAGCCTCGTGTTCAAAGCTTTAGTCTAAGGAACTTCTTCAACCAATTTGGCCTTACAAGAGCTGAATTTGTGGAAGCACAGCAGCAGGCAGGTGGAGTTTGGCTACTTTGGAACCCTAATAGAGTTGGGATTACAATTGTTGAGTCAAATATGCAATCTGTAGCAGCAATCATTTCTAAGCCTGATTTTCCAGCTTGGGTCTCTACTATAGTTTACGGAAGCCCCAGTCCCACTAACAGGGAGCAGCTATGGGGTAAACTGAAGTTTCTTTTGGAGCAAACTGGTCACCCTTGGACACTTGCAGGAGGAAAGCTGACGCATTGTGCCAGTGATGATCAGAGACCTG CAGGTCTAGGCACATCAAAGACAGATGTGATGTGGAAAAGATGTCCAGGATCATCTGGCGCTGGAGGATTGATAAGAGCTGATCAAGGAAACAATGTAGGAGCAACTGCAAGCTCTGTAGCAGAATCGGAATCACAGACGTGA
- the LOC140014358 gene encoding actin-related protein 2/3 complex subunit 2A-like, translated as MILLQSPSKYLLQILTTRLENLDKGVELDSHWIEFSDVRYHVQASMKNPNLLFLSVSLPPPPPETVSFGGLPPGAIEAIKAAYGVVAQILDPPRDGFSLTLKLNLSKLPPDEEHKHGVLTKIASVREVVLGAPLRVFLKQLASRTVASDIDKVVALVHRPMESFFLIPQVEKVTVVFPMRFKDSIDILLATSFLKEFVDARRTAGLNNAPPCSWSPSPPPELKGAPPEALSSNAGFVSFVIFPRHVEGRKLDRTVWSLSTFHAYVSYHVKCSEGFMHTRMRRRVESLIQALDSAKPEYEKAVKATQNRSFKRLSLKDGRSSLKSFS; from the exons TCTTGACAAAGGAGTTGAGCTGGATTCCCATTGGATTGAATTCAGTGATGTCCGTTACCATGTTCAG gCCTCTATGAAAAATCCCAATCTTCTCTTTTTATCGGTGAGTTTACCTCCACCACCTCCCGAAACAGTATCCTTTGGTGGGCTACCTCCAGGTGCCATAGAAGCTATAAAAGCAGCATATGGAGTGGTTGCACAAATTCTTGATCCTCCAAGAGATGGATTCAGTCTCACATTGAAATTGAACTTGTCAAAACTTCCTCCAGATGAAG AGCATAAACATGGGGTTTTGACGAAGATTGCATCTGTGAGGGAAGTGGTATTGGGTGCCCCGTTAAGAGTATTTCTTAAACAGCTTGCTTCTAGGACAGTTGCTTCTGACATTGACAAGGTTGTTGCTCTGGTGCATCGGCCCATGGAATCCTTTTTTCTCATCCCTCAG GTGGAAAAGGTCACTGTGGTATTTCCTATGAGATTCAAAGATTCTATAGATATTCTTCTGGCAACTTCTTTCCTAAAG GAATTTGTAGATGCTAGGCGTACTGCTGGTCTCAACAATGCCCCTCCTTGTTCGTGGTCTCCATCTCCTCCCCCCGAACTGAAGGGAGCTCCTCCAGAAGCATTATCATCAAATGCTGGATTTGTTAGTTTTG TAATTTTCCCTCGTCATGTGGAAGGCAGAAAATTGGATAGAACCGTTTGGAGTCTATCAACATTTCATGCATATGTGAGTTATCATGTTAAG TGCTCAGAAGGTTTCATGCATACACGGATGAGACGTCGGGTAGAGTCCCTAATACAG GCCTTGGATAGTGCCAAACCAGAGTATGAGAAGGCAGTGAAAGCTACACAAAACAGATCTTTTAAGCGATTG AGCCTCAAGGATGGAAGGAGCAGTTTGAAATCATTCAGCTGA